A genomic stretch from Achromobacter spanius includes:
- a CDS encoding 2-hydroxyacid dehydrogenase produces the protein MTDSLPSSAPHLLMVGPLLPDLIADLESRYHVHRLWEATDADALLREQGANIRGIATSGRFGATADLINALPALEGIFSFGVGYDTIAVAAAKARGVVVTNTPGVLDACVADTALALMLAAPRRIAEADRFVRAGRWPNEGFPLGTRMSGKRCGIVGLGNIGLQIARRAAAFDMEILYTNRKPRADAPAEYRYVADIETLAAQCDFLVLAVPGGGATQHMVNARVLDALGPQGWLINIARGTVVDEAALVSALENKRIAGAGLDVFEHEPETPAALHAMDNVVLLPHIASGTHETRRAMADLMVANLDGWFRDEKVLTRVV, from the coding sequence ATGACCGATTCCCTGCCCTCCTCCGCCCCGCACCTGTTGATGGTCGGCCCTTTGCTGCCGGACCTGATTGCGGACCTTGAATCGCGCTATCACGTGCATCGCTTGTGGGAAGCGACCGACGCCGACGCGTTGCTGCGCGAACAGGGTGCGAACATACGCGGCATCGCCACCAGCGGCCGCTTTGGTGCGACCGCCGACTTGATCAACGCGCTGCCGGCACTGGAAGGTATCTTCAGTTTTGGCGTGGGCTACGACACCATAGCCGTAGCTGCCGCGAAGGCGCGCGGCGTGGTCGTCACCAACACACCGGGCGTGCTGGACGCCTGCGTGGCCGACACGGCGCTGGCCTTGATGCTGGCCGCGCCGCGCCGCATCGCCGAAGCCGACCGCTTCGTGCGCGCCGGCCGCTGGCCCAATGAAGGCTTTCCGCTGGGCACCCGCATGAGCGGCAAGCGCTGCGGCATCGTGGGCCTGGGCAATATCGGCTTGCAGATCGCCCGCCGCGCCGCGGCCTTCGACATGGAAATCCTGTACACCAACCGCAAGCCGCGCGCGGACGCGCCGGCGGAATATCGCTACGTGGCAGACATTGAAACGCTGGCCGCGCAGTGCGACTTCCTGGTGCTGGCCGTGCCGGGTGGCGGCGCCACGCAGCACATGGTGAACGCGCGGGTGCTGGACGCGCTGGGTCCGCAGGGCTGGCTGATCAACATTGCGCGCGGCACCGTGGTTGACGAAGCCGCGCTGGTCAGCGCTTTGGAGAACAAGCGCATCGCGGGCGCGGGGTTGGATGTGTTCGAGCACGAACCCGAGACCCCGGCCGCGCTGCACGCGATGGACAACGTGGTGCTGCTGCCGCACATCGCCAGCGGCACGCACGAAACCCGCCGCGCCATGGCCGATTTGATGGTGGCGAACCTGGACGGCTGGTTTCGGGATGAGAAAGTGCTGACGCGGGTCGTCTAG